AAAGGAGACCGCTGATGAACATGCTCGACGACTACGCCGACGCGCGCACCGGCGACAAGGGTGACACCCTCATCGTCGCCGTCCTGCCCCGCACCCCTCACAACTACCGGCAGCTGCGCGCACACCTCACCGCACAGGCCGTGGCAGAGCACTTCTGCTGCGATGTCCGGGACGTCACCGTCCGGGAGGTGGCCACCGTCGAATCCTTCGTCTGCGAACTGCGCGGCGTGCTCGGCGGCGGCGTTACCGGCTCACCGGTGCTCGACGGGCACGGAAAGACACTCAGCTACCACATGCTCACCCTCCCCATCCGTGAGCACGACGACCGAGAAGGAGAACAACGATGACGGATTCGCCTCACTCCACCCGCTCCACCCGTCCCACCAGCCTCGCAGCGAAAGTCGTCGCGACACCGGAGAAGGCCGTCCGCGACATCGCCGACGGCGCCCGGCTCGCCGTCGGCGGCTTTGGGCTCAACGGCATCCCCGAAAGCCTCATCGCCGCCCTCGTCGACACTGGTGTCAGCGACCTGGAGATCTACTCGAACAACTGCGGTGTCGACGACTGGGGCCTGGGCCTGCTGCTCAACAACCGCCAGGTCCGCCGTGTCGTCGCATCGTACGTGGGAGAGAACAAGGAGTTCGCCCGCCAGTACCTCGCCGGCGAACTCGAAGTTGAACTGACCCCGCAGGGAACCCTGGCCGAGAAGCTACGTGCCGCCGGTATCGGCGTCCCCGCCTTCTACACGCCCGCCGGGGTGGGCACACCCATCGCCGACGGCGGGCTGCCGTGGAAGTACCGGGAGGACGGCTCCGTCGCCGTCGCCTCCCCGCCCAAGGAGGTCCGCGAGTTCAGCGGACG
The genomic region above belongs to Corynebacterium glyciniphilum AJ 3170 and contains:
- a CDS encoding AtuA-related protein, whose amino-acid sequence is MNMLDDYADARTGDKGDTLIVAVLPRTPHNYRQLRAHLTAQAVAEHFCCDVRDVTVREVATVESFVCELRGVLGGGVTGSPVLDGHGKTLSYHMLTLPIREHDDREGEQR
- a CDS encoding CoA transferase subunit A, yielding MTDSPHSTRSTRPTSLAAKVVATPEKAVRDIADGARLAVGGFGLNGIPESLIAALVDTGVSDLEIYSNNCGVDDWGLGLLLNNRQVRRVVASYVGENKEFARQYLAGELEVELTPQGTLAEKLRAAGIGVPAFYTPAGVGTPIADGGLPWKYREDGSVAVASPPKEVREFSGRRYVLEEALPADVALIHAEIGDTEGNLVFAKSAMNFNPLCAMAGRITIAEVERLVEPGEIDPAQVHLPGIFVQRIVETGPQHKRIEKRTVRAESAGSADGADSVEEEKR